The proteins below are encoded in one region of Streptomyces roseirectus:
- a CDS encoding maleylpyruvate isomerase family mycothiol-dependent enzyme, translating into MTTTSELPRDPELPGRLLATERDALIPLLRSRPDADFAIPTTGCPGWSVRDVLAHCSAALIRVVETRFERGVFSPESNDRDIADRADWPTARIVDELERGMTEAGPVIAAWDGRLDLIALGEWIHAGDVREVWHEPGAYAGAGLPAALSLLTWHTQQRAHTHLHADLDDTEAPVTLGLPDGAHPPARYLGPAATLVRLYSGRPVDETSYELVGVGERELNLFG; encoded by the coding sequence ATGACTACTACTTCGGAGCTACCCCGTGACCCCGAACTCCCCGGCCGCCTCCTGGCGACCGAGCGCGACGCCCTCATACCCCTCCTGCGCTCCCGCCCCGACGCCGACTTCGCGATCCCGACCACGGGTTGCCCGGGATGGTCCGTACGGGACGTCCTCGCCCACTGTTCCGCCGCCCTCATCCGCGTGGTGGAGACCCGGTTCGAGAGGGGCGTGTTCTCCCCCGAGTCCAACGACCGCGACATCGCCGACCGCGCCGACTGGCCCACCGCGCGGATCGTCGACGAGCTGGAACGCGGCATGACCGAGGCGGGCCCGGTGATCGCCGCCTGGGACGGCCGTCTCGACCTCATCGCCCTCGGCGAGTGGATCCACGCAGGCGACGTCCGCGAGGTGTGGCACGAACCCGGCGCCTACGCCGGCGCCGGCCTCCCCGCCGCCCTGTCCCTCCTCACCTGGCACACCCAGCAGCGCGCCCACACCCACCTCCACGCCGACCTCGACGACACCGAAGCCCCCGTCACCCTCGGCCTCCCCGACGGCGCCCACCCGCCGGCCCGCTACCTCGGCCCCGCCGCCACCCTCGTCCGCCTCTACTCCGGCCGTCCGGTCGACGAGACGTCGTACGAACTGGTCGGCGTGGGGGAGCGGGAACTGAACCTGTTCGGGTGA
- a CDS encoding copper homeostasis protein CutC, which yields MTTRPLLEVIALTPEDAVAAQSGGADRIELVTDMAADGLTPPLPVYEAVRAAVDIDIRVMLRHTDGFAAGDLARLLRTAREFRDAGADQFVLGFLDADGAPDVPVIRRLAAELDGCRWTFHRAIDHAADRTALRETLTGTPGLDTYLTAGSAAGVSEGLTTLLAEAGHHEERLLAGGGLTLAHVPPLRTAGVDAFHIGSAARPDGWTTPVSPDAVRTWRRAIDAT from the coding sequence ATGACCACGCGCCCGCTTCTGGAGGTGATCGCCCTCACCCCCGAGGACGCGGTCGCGGCACAGTCGGGCGGCGCGGACCGGATCGAGCTGGTCACCGACATGGCGGCGGACGGCCTGACCCCGCCCCTGCCGGTGTACGAGGCGGTCCGCGCGGCCGTGGACATCGACATCCGCGTCATGCTCCGGCACACGGACGGCTTCGCCGCCGGCGACCTCGCCCGACTCCTGCGCACCGCACGGGAGTTCAGGGACGCCGGCGCCGACCAGTTCGTCCTCGGCTTCCTCGACGCCGACGGCGCCCCCGACGTCCCCGTGATCCGGCGCCTCGCCGCCGAACTGGACGGCTGCCGCTGGACCTTCCACCGCGCGATCGACCACGCCGCCGACCGCACCGCCCTCCGCGAGACCCTGACCGGCACCCCCGGCCTGGACACCTACCTCACGGCCGGCTCGGCGGCCGGCGTGTCCGAGGGCCTGACGACACTCCTCGCCGAGGCGGGCCACCACGAGGAACGCCTTCTGGCCGGCGGCGGGTTGACCCTCGCCCACGTACCACCCCTGCGCACGGCCGGAGTCGACGCCTTCCACATCGGCAGCGCGGCCCGCCCCGACGGCTGGACCACACCGGTGTCCCCGGACGCGGTCAGAACCTGGCGCAGAGCGATCGACGCCACCTGA
- a CDS encoding HelD family protein has translation MSTPVSADDPLSKERSHLTASRSALRAMREDVQALDIKDVTANWVNAEVLTRQIEERIKALADLSDTPLFFGRLDYLHAPGADQAEGAGGERFYIGRRHVHDGDGDPMVIDWRAPVSQPFYRASKKDPMDVGLRRRFGYTGGDLTAYEDEHLSDPAEAARTSKLLQQEIERPRVGPMRDIVATIQPEQDEIVRSGLQGSVCVQGGPGTGKTAVGLHRVAYLLYAHRERLARTGTLVIGPNRSFLRYIEQVLPALGELAVRQATVDDLVAHVEVRGTDDADAAVVKGDARMAEVLRRAVYAHVTPPAEPVVVVRGARRWRVPAYELEDIVRELLDRDIRYGAAREALPQRIAHAVLVQMERAGEAPDDRVQDQVARNSAVKAAVKAIWPAVDPAKLVLRLLSEPEFLAEHAAGVLTEDEQKTILWTKPARSVKSAKWSAADAVLIDEATDVVERTHSLGHVVLDEAQDLSPMQYRAVGRRCTTGSATVLGDLAQGTTPWATRSWEEALGHLGKPEAVVEELTAGFRVPTDVITYASRLLPHIAPGLTPVASVRENPGFFELRDVSEVGQVVDACRELLGREGSIGLIAADARIPVLAEALEAAGISFLDPGQETTAETRLTLVPASLAKGLEYDYVVLDEPRAVVDGEPDERTGLRRLYVALTRAVSGLVVVHGGELPEQIR, from the coding sequence TTGTCCACGCCCGTGTCCGCCGACGACCCCCTGTCCAAAGAGCGCTCGCACCTCACCGCCTCCCGTTCCGCGCTGCGGGCGATGCGGGAGGACGTGCAGGCGCTGGACATCAAGGACGTGACCGCCAACTGGGTCAACGCCGAGGTACTGACCCGGCAGATCGAGGAGCGGATCAAGGCGCTCGCCGACCTGAGCGACACCCCGCTGTTCTTCGGCCGGCTCGACTACCTGCACGCGCCCGGCGCCGACCAGGCCGAGGGCGCGGGCGGGGAGCGCTTCTACATCGGACGTCGGCATGTGCACGACGGCGACGGCGACCCCATGGTCATCGACTGGCGCGCGCCGGTCTCGCAGCCCTTCTACCGGGCGTCCAAGAAGGACCCGATGGACGTCGGGCTGCGGCGCAGGTTCGGGTACACCGGCGGCGACCTCACCGCGTACGAGGACGAGCACCTGTCCGACCCGGCGGAGGCGGCGCGCACCAGCAAGCTGCTCCAGCAGGAGATCGAGCGCCCGCGTGTCGGTCCGATGCGCGACATCGTCGCGACCATCCAGCCCGAGCAGGACGAGATCGTGCGCAGCGGCCTCCAGGGGAGTGTGTGCGTGCAGGGCGGGCCGGGGACCGGGAAGACCGCCGTCGGTCTGCACCGGGTCGCGTATCTGCTGTACGCGCACCGGGAACGGCTCGCGCGGACCGGGACGCTGGTCATCGGGCCGAACAGGTCGTTCCTGCGTTACATCGAGCAAGTCCTGCCCGCTCTCGGTGAGTTGGCGGTGCGTCAGGCGACGGTGGACGACCTCGTCGCGCACGTCGAGGTGCGCGGCACGGACGACGCGGACGCCGCCGTCGTCAAGGGCGACGCCCGGATGGCCGAGGTGCTGCGGCGGGCCGTGTACGCGCACGTCACGCCGCCGGCCGAGCCGGTGGTCGTGGTGCGCGGGGCCCGGCGGTGGCGGGTGCCGGCGTACGAACTCGAAGACATCGTGCGGGAGTTGCTGGACCGCGACATCCGGTACGGCGCGGCGCGAGAGGCCCTGCCGCAGCGGATCGCGCACGCGGTGCTGGTGCAGATGGAGCGGGCCGGGGAGGCGCCGGACGACCGGGTGCAGGACCAGGTCGCCCGCAACAGCGCGGTGAAGGCGGCCGTCAAGGCGATCTGGCCCGCCGTCGATCCGGCGAAGCTCGTGCTGCGGCTGCTCAGCGAGCCGGAGTTCCTTGCCGAGCACGCGGCGGGTGTCCTCACCGAGGACGAGCAGAAGACGATCCTGTGGACCAAGCCCGCACGGTCCGTGAAGTCGGCCAAGTGGTCTGCCGCGGACGCGGTGTTGATCGACGAGGCCACGGACGTCGTCGAGCGCACGCACTCCCTCGGGCACGTCGTCCTCGACGAGGCGCAGGACCTCTCACCGATGCAGTACCGGGCGGTGGGCCGGCGCTGCACGACCGGTTCCGCGACCGTCCTCGGTGACCTCGCGCAGGGCACCACCCCCTGGGCGACGCGGAGTTGGGAGGAGGCGCTGGGGCATCTCGGCAAACCCGAGGCGGTGGTCGAGGAGTTGACCGCCGGGTTCCGTGTGCCGACGGACGTCATCACGTACGCGTCGCGGCTGCTGCCGCACATCGCGCCCGGCCTCACGCCCGTCGCCTCGGTGCGTGAGAACCCCGGCTTCTTCGAGCTGCGCGACGTCTCCGAGGTGGGGCAAGTCGTGGACGCCTGCCGGGAGTTGCTGGGCCGGGAGGGGTCGATCGGGCTGATCGCCGCCGACGCCCGGATCCCCGTGCTCGCCGAGGCCCTGGAGGCGGCCGGGATCTCCTTCCTCGATCCCGGCCAGGAGACCACGGCCGAGACCCGACTCACCCTGGTTCCGGCCTCGTTGGCGAAGGGCCTTGAGTACGACTACGTCGTCCTGGACGAGCCACGGGCCGTGGTGGACGGCGAGCCGGACGAGCGGACGGGGCTGAGGCGGCTGTACGTCGCGCTGACTCGTGCCGTTTCGGGGCTCGTTGTGGTGCACGGGGGTGAACTGCCGGAGCAGATCCGGTAG
- a CDS encoding DUF1648 domain-containing protein, translating to MNGRQAGNGRGGRWGVVAACAGVLALLVGLPVAARGRLPERVATHWNGSGEADGSMPLWAVAVFPAVIWVVVSVVALLVVRRAGAGSGAWVGVRAGLPAVGLGLVGAQAAVVRANLDVDDWHRAGSTDGWVVAVVVLALVVGGLVWLSRRTGAMPAAGSGPVMEIPAGQRVAWFSRVSSTAFQVAAAVLGFVALAAAAASLGGMTGPVLGTALAVAFGVASLLFLTLASVQVRVGESGLRVTLGPLGWPARRWSVADIESARVELRTPAQAGGWGYRIKEHGTTVMLRSGECLVVRTRGRDFAVSVDDAERGAALLNSLKALKG from the coding sequence ATGAACGGACGACAGGCCGGGAACGGGCGCGGGGGCCGGTGGGGCGTGGTCGCGGCGTGTGCCGGGGTGCTCGCGCTGCTGGTCGGACTGCCGGTGGCGGCGCGGGGGCGGCTGCCCGAGCGGGTGGCCACGCACTGGAACGGGAGCGGGGAGGCCGACGGGTCGATGCCGTTGTGGGCCGTAGCCGTGTTTCCCGCCGTGATCTGGGTGGTGGTCAGCGTGGTCGCGCTGCTCGTCGTCCGGCGCGCGGGCGCCGGTTCGGGTGCGTGGGTCGGGGTCAGGGCCGGGCTGCCGGCGGTGGGGCTCGGGCTGGTCGGCGCGCAGGCCGCCGTCGTCCGGGCGAATCTGGACGTCGACGACTGGCACCGGGCCGGTTCGACGGACGGGTGGGTGGTCGCGGTCGTCGTGCTGGCTCTCGTGGTGGGTGGGCTGGTGTGGCTCTCACGTCGTACGGGGGCGATGCCGGCGGCGGGGAGCGGGCCGGTCATGGAGATTCCCGCGGGGCAGCGGGTGGCGTGGTTCTCGCGGGTCTCCAGTACGGCGTTCCAGGTGGCCGCGGCAGTCCTCGGGTTCGTCGCGCTCGCGGCCGCCGCGGCATCCCTCGGAGGTATGACGGGTCCGGTTCTGGGAACAGCCCTGGCGGTCGCGTTCGGGGTCGCCTCGCTGCTGTTCCTCACGCTCGCGTCCGTCCAGGTCCGCGTCGGTGAGAGCGGGCTGCGGGTCACCCTCGGCCCGCTCGGCTGGCCCGCCCGGCGCTGGTCCGTCGCGGACATCGAGTCGGCGCGGGTGGAGCTGCGCACTCCCGCCCAGGCGGGCGGCTGGGGCTACCGGATCAAAGAGCACGGGACGACAGTGATGCTGCGCTCCGGCGAGTGTCTGGTCGTCCGCACCAGGGGGCGTGACTTCGCGGTGAGCGTGGACGACGCCGAGCGGGGCGCGGCGCTGCTGAACTCGCTGAAAGCACTCAAGGGGTAG
- a CDS encoding GntR family transcriptional regulator has product MLLKLDVTDSRPLHEQVAGAIRRAIAEGECGPGERLPAAREISESLGVNVNTVLRGLRRLRDEGVLEFRRGRGVTVASGAGRRAELVGRVRELVSDAARLGYGRDDLIEMIRGMP; this is encoded by the coding sequence ATGCTGTTGAAACTGGACGTCACAGACAGCCGGCCGCTGCATGAGCAGGTGGCGGGCGCCATCCGGCGGGCCATCGCCGAAGGCGAGTGCGGGCCGGGCGAGCGGTTGCCGGCGGCCCGGGAGATCTCGGAGAGCCTGGGGGTGAATGTGAACACCGTCCTCAGAGGACTACGGAGACTACGGGACGAAGGAGTGCTGGAGTTCCGGCGGGGGCGGGGAGTGACCGTCGCCTCGGGCGCGGGCCGGCGGGCCGAGCTGGTCGGGCGGGTGCGGGAGCTGGTCTCCGACGCGGCCCGGCTCGGATACGGCAGGGACGACCTCATCGAGATGATCAGGGGGATGCCATGA
- a CDS encoding DNA repair helicase XPB, giving the protein MNGPLIVQSDKTLLLEVDHEQADACRRVIAPFAELERAPEHIHTYRVTPLGLWNARAAGHDAEQVVDALVQFSRYPVPHALLVDIAETMDRYGRLTLSKHPAHGLVLTTTDRPVLEEVLRSKRIAPLVGARIDPDTVVVHPSERGQIKQTLLKLGWPAEDLAGYVDGEAHPIGLAEDGWALRPYQKQAVENFWHGGSGVVVLPCGAGKTLVGAGAMAQAKSTTLILVTNTVSARQWKHELVKRTSLTEDEIGEYSGTRKEIRPVTIATYQVLTTKRKGIYPHLELFDSRDWGLIVYDEVHLLPAPVFKFTADLQARRRLGLTATLVREDGRESDVFSLIGPKRFDAPWKEIEAQGYIAPADCVEVRVNLTDSERLAYATAEAEEKYRFCATTATKRKVTEAIVRRFAGQQILVIGQYIDQLDELGEHLGAPVIKGETSNAQREKLFDAFREGEISVLVVSKVANFSIDLPEATVAIQVSGTFGSRQEEAQRLGRVLRPKADGHQAHFYSVVARDTIDQDFAAHRQRFLAEQGYAYRIVDADDLLAEPGAS; this is encoded by the coding sequence GTGAACGGACCCCTGATCGTCCAGTCCGACAAGACGCTGCTGCTTGAGGTCGATCATGAGCAGGCCGACGCGTGTCGTCGGGTGATCGCGCCGTTCGCGGAGCTGGAGCGGGCGCCGGAGCACATCCACACGTACCGGGTGACGCCGCTGGGGCTGTGGAACGCGCGGGCGGCGGGGCATGACGCCGAGCAGGTCGTGGACGCGTTGGTGCAGTTCAGCCGATATCCGGTGCCGCACGCGCTGCTCGTCGACATCGCCGAGACGATGGACCGGTACGGGCGGCTGACGCTGAGCAAGCATCCGGCGCACGGGCTGGTGCTGACGACGACCGACCGGCCGGTGCTCGAAGAGGTGCTGCGCTCGAAGCGGATCGCGCCGCTGGTGGGGGCGCGGATCGACCCGGACACCGTCGTCGTGCACCCGTCGGAGCGGGGGCAGATCAAGCAGACGCTGCTGAAGCTGGGGTGGCCGGCGGAGGACCTTGCCGGGTACGTCGACGGGGAGGCGCATCCGATCGGGCTCGCCGAGGACGGATGGGCGCTGCGGCCGTACCAGAAGCAGGCCGTGGAGAACTTCTGGCACGGGGGCAGCGGGGTCGTCGTCCTGCCGTGCGGCGCCGGGAAGACGCTGGTGGGGGCCGGGGCGATGGCCCAGGCGAAGTCGACGACGCTGATCCTGGTCACCAACACGGTCTCCGCGCGGCAGTGGAAGCACGAGCTGGTGAAGCGGACGTCGCTGACCGAGGACGAGATCGGCGAGTACAGCGGGACGCGCAAGGAGATCCGGCCGGTCACCATCGCGACGTACCAGGTGCTGACGACGAAGCGGAAGGGGATCTACCCGCACCTCGAACTCTTCGACTCGCGGGACTGGGGGCTGATCGTCTACGACGAGGTGCACCTGCTGCCGGCGCCGGTGTTCAAGTTCACGGCGGACCTCCAGGCGCGGCGGCGGCTCGGGCTGACGGCGACGTTGGTGCGCGAGGACGGGCGGGAGTCCGACGTGTTCTCGCTGATCGGGCCGAAGCGGTTCGACGCGCCGTGGAAGGAGATCGAGGCGCAGGGGTACATCGCGCCCGCCGACTGCGTCGAGGTCCGGGTCAACCTCACCGACTCCGAACGGCTCGCGTACGCGACCGCCGAGGCCGAGGAGAAGTACCGGTTCTGTGCGACGACGGCGACGAAGCGGAAGGTGACCGAGGCGATCGTGCGGCGGTTCGCCGGGCAGCAGATCCTCGTCATCGGGCAGTACATCGACCAGCTCGACGAGTTGGGGGAGCATCTCGGGGCGCCGGTGATCAAGGGGGAGACCTCGAACGCCCAGCGGGAGAAACTGTTCGACGCGTTCCGGGAGGGCGAGATCAGCGTGCTCGTCGTCTCCAAGGTGGCGAACTTCTCCATCGACCTGCCCGAGGCGACCGTCGCCATCCAGGTCTCCGGGACGTTCGGCTCCCGGCAGGAGGAGGCTCAGCGGCTCGGGCGGGTGCTGCGGCCGAAGGCGGACGGCCATCAGGCGCACTTCTACTCCGTCGTCGCCCGGGACACCATCGACCAGGACTTCGCCGCGCACCGGCAGCGGTTCCTGGCGGAGCAGGGGTACGCGTACCGGATCGTCGACGCGGACGATCTGCTGGCGGAGCCCGGCGCGAGCTGA
- a CDS encoding helicase-associated domain-containing protein has product MSTPRSLAEALRSRDDRSLAALLRCRPDLITPVPTDLTQLATRAGTRASVVRALERLDRFTLQTAEALAVAGDPASYRELLGLMAGDEKDPAVTAALPGAVAALREQALVWGDDDRLRLVRTARELLVPSPQHPSPTGLGPSVQEATAGMSPGRVQEIVAAAGLPSTHDSVSAVAGLTALFSSRRKLKALLAKAPAESLEVLERLVWGPPYGQVTADPAPRLRWLLDRGLLLPTSPGTVVLPREVALHLRGGRAHRVVEPWPPAVEAAGVHSPEVVDATAAGQAYTALATVEELLKDWDEGGPAVLRAGGLSVRDLKRTAVALDVSEPVAAFWVELAYAAGLLASDGEADERYAATPEYDEWLERPAAERWARLAEAWLTATRTPGVVGGRDAKDRTLSALGPGLDRSAAPEVRRRVLGLLAGLPEGTSPTSESLLARLRWERPLRGADRGSERSSERGEGDLRTRLAQWTLAEAESLGITGRGALSGQGRALLGAPGALGVPGAVPAGYPSGGTGAGTPATGSTGDGTPASGGPGVQDPSGASGAGDKLPVHHHHPAPRPVVPLPPAEQAVATAAAARLLTPLLPEPLDHVLLQADLTAVAPGPLKRPLADTLDVLADVESKGGATVYRFTPASVRRALDAGRTASDLHAFLAAHSRTPVPQPLSYLIDDVARRHGHLRVGAASAYVRCDDDALLNEILADKRSGPLRLRRLAPTVLAAQADPASLLDVLRTMGYAPAAESPDGDVLIHRADAHRTPPRTPPEPVPDGPPVPDATLLTAAVRAIRAGDLASTTPRKPAPETSRNTPGELPRTTAADTLATVQAAVLTSEPLWIGYVNADGAASQRVIAPLRVEGGFVTAYDHTADEIRTYPLHRITGVAELAEE; this is encoded by the coding sequence ATGAGCACCCCCCGCTCCCTCGCCGAGGCGCTGCGCTCGCGCGACGACCGGTCCCTCGCCGCGCTGCTGCGCTGCCGTCCGGACCTCATCACGCCGGTGCCGACCGACCTGACCCAGCTGGCGACGAGAGCGGGGACCCGCGCGTCGGTCGTACGGGCCCTGGAGCGGCTGGACCGGTTCACGCTCCAGACGGCGGAGGCGCTGGCCGTGGCGGGGGACCCGGCGTCGTACCGGGAGCTCCTGGGTCTGATGGCCGGGGACGAGAAGGACCCGGCGGTGACGGCGGCGCTGCCGGGCGCGGTGGCGGCGCTGCGTGAACAGGCGCTGGTATGGGGGGACGACGACCGGCTGAGGCTGGTGCGTACCGCCAGAGAGCTACTGGTCCCCTCGCCGCAGCACCCGTCCCCTACGGGTCTCGGGCCGAGCGTCCAGGAGGCGACGGCCGGGATGTCGCCGGGGCGGGTGCAGGAGATCGTGGCGGCGGCGGGGCTGCCGTCGACGCACGACTCGGTGAGCGCGGTGGCCGGTCTCACGGCGCTGTTCTCCAGCCGTCGCAAGCTGAAGGCGCTGCTGGCGAAGGCGCCTGCGGAGTCGCTCGAGGTGCTGGAGCGGCTGGTGTGGGGGCCGCCGTACGGGCAGGTCACGGCGGATCCGGCGCCCCGGCTGCGGTGGCTGCTCGACCGGGGGCTGCTGCTGCCGACGTCGCCGGGGACGGTCGTCCTGCCCCGTGAGGTGGCGCTGCATCTGCGGGGCGGGCGGGCGCACCGGGTGGTGGAGCCGTGGCCACCGGCCGTGGAGGCGGCGGGAGTTCACAGTCCGGAGGTCGTGGACGCGACGGCGGCCGGGCAGGCGTACACGGCGCTCGCGACGGTCGAGGAGCTGCTGAAGGACTGGGACGAGGGTGGTCCTGCGGTACTACGGGCCGGCGGGCTCAGTGTGCGTGACCTGAAGCGGACCGCCGTGGCGCTCGACGTGTCGGAGCCGGTGGCCGCGTTCTGGGTCGAACTCGCCTATGCGGCCGGCCTGTTGGCGTCGGACGGCGAGGCGGACGAGCGGTACGCGGCGACCCCCGAGTACGACGAGTGGCTGGAGCGTCCGGCGGCGGAGCGGTGGGCGCGGCTCGCTGAGGCGTGGCTCACGGCGACGCGGACGCCCGGTGTGGTGGGCGGGCGGGACGCGAAGGACCGGACGCTCTCGGCGCTCGGTCCCGGGCTGGACCGGTCGGCGGCGCCGGAGGTACGGCGGCGGGTGCTGGGGCTGCTGGCCGGCCTCCCGGAGGGGACGTCCCCTACCTCTGAGTCGCTACTGGCCCGGCTGCGTTGGGAGCGGCCGTTGCGCGGGGCCGATCGCGGGTCTGAGCGGTCGTCCGAGCGGGGTGAGGGCGATCTGCGGACGCGGCTCGCGCAGTGGACGCTGGCCGAGGCGGAGTCCTTGGGTATTACGGGTAGGGGGGCGCTGTCGGGGCAGGGGCGGGCCCTGCTGGGGGCGCCGGGAGCGCTGGGGGTGCCGGGAGCAGTACCTGCGGGCTACCCCTCAGGGGGTACGGGAGCGGGAACCCCGGCCACAGGAAGTACGGGCGACGGGACACCCGCCTCCGGCGGACCCGGCGTCCAGGACCCGTCCGGCGCGTCCGGCGCGGGCGACAAGCTGCCGGTGCACCATCACCACCCCGCCCCGCGACCCGTAGTACCCCTACCCCCGGCGGAGCAGGCCGTGGCGACCGCCGCTGCCGCCCGGCTCCTCACCCCGCTCCTGCCCGAGCCCCTGGACCACGTACTGCTCCAGGCGGACCTGACGGCGGTCGCGCCCGGCCCACTGAAGCGGCCGCTCGCGGACACGCTGGACGTGCTGGCGGACGTCGAGTCGAAGGGCGGGGCGACGGTGTACCGGTTCACCCCGGCCTCGGTGCGCCGCGCGCTCGACGCCGGGCGTACGGCGTCCGACCTGCACGCTTTCCTGGCGGCGCACTCGCGGACGCCGGTCCCGCAGCCCCTGTCGTACCTGATCGACGACGTGGCCCGCAGGCATGGCCACCTCCGGGTGGGCGCGGCGTCGGCGTACGTCCGCTGCGACGACGACGCGCTGCTGAACGAGATCCTGGCGGACAAGCGGTCGGGGCCGCTGCGGCTGCGGCGCCTCGCCCCGACGGTCCTCGCGGCGCAGGCCGACCCGGCGTCCCTCCTCGACGTCCTGCGCACGATGGGCTACGCCCCGGCGGCCGAGTCCCCCGACGGCGACGTCCTGATCCACCGCGCCGACGCGCACCGCACTCCGCCCCGTACCCCTCCGGAGCCAGTCCCGGACGGTCCCCCCGTCCCGGACGCGACCCTCCTGACGGCGGCGGTCCGCGCGATCAGGGCGGGCGACCTGGCCTCGACGACCCCGCGCAAGCCCGCCCCCGAGACGTCCCGTAATACCCCCGGCGAACTCCCCCGTACGACCGCCGCCGACACCCTTGCCACCGTCCAGGCCGCCGTCCTCACCAGCGAGCCCCTGTGGATCGGCTACGTCAACGCCGACGGCGCCGCCTCCCAGCGCGTCATCGCCCCCCTCCGCGTCGAGGGCGGCTTCGTCACGGCCTACGACCACACGGCGGACGAGATCCGCACGTACCCCCTGCACCGGATCACGGGGGTGGCGGAGCTGGCGGAGGAATAG
- a CDS encoding putative adhesin: protein MPNDASQDQDPDVAVLSGHGRFGDNQRLPKNPDNPRSRALKATFTVPEGIELVVYAPPGAWLENEVAKLVESGTPPTADDLELVGPTNKRKPMPTGYPKTFRAGEEVINYKLMPLEARHLAEGATSVEGGMLRDKVQELATARQDREDNAPPLTIHYACCGVGSSSVPEIDRLFEHRNYTVMLRTTSRTPTPEPANPSKRRKK from the coding sequence ATGCCGAACGACGCCTCCCAGGACCAGGACCCGGACGTGGCTGTGCTCAGCGGGCACGGGCGGTTCGGAGACAACCAGCGCCTGCCCAAGAATCCCGACAACCCGCGCAGCCGCGCGCTCAAGGCCACCTTCACCGTGCCCGAGGGCATCGAACTGGTCGTCTACGCGCCGCCCGGTGCATGGCTGGAGAACGAGGTGGCCAAGCTCGTCGAGTCCGGCACCCCGCCGACGGCGGACGACCTCGAACTGGTCGGCCCCACCAACAAGCGCAAACCCATGCCCACCGGCTATCCCAAGACCTTCCGCGCCGGTGAGGAGGTCATCAACTACAAGCTGATGCCGCTGGAAGCCAGGCATCTGGCCGAGGGCGCAACCTCGGTCGAAGGCGGCATGCTGCGGGACAAAGTGCAGGAACTTGCCACGGCGCGCCAAGACCGGGAAGACAACGCCCCGCCGCTGACCATCCATTACGCCTGCTGCGGTGTGGGCTCCTCCAGCGTCCCGGAGATCGACCGGCTCTTCGAGCACCGCAACTACACAGTCATGCTGCGCACCACATCCAGGACCCCGACTCCGGAGCCTGCGAACCCGTCCAAGCGCAGAAAGAAGTAG